A window of Chitinophaga sp. MM2321 contains these coding sequences:
- a CDS encoding class I SAM-dependent methyltransferase, with the protein MESKLQMFENRLTKVFRHIVKLARRQHITCYRVYDDDIPEFPFSIEMYEDHVYIAEYNRRHGMEEDAHEAWLDTCLELISKVLHVAPENIWVKQRQRKENRKGQYEKLSLESHEMTVLEAGLKFKVNLSDYLDTGLFLDHRITRSMVREEVKDKKVLNLFCYTGSFSVYAAAGGAAEVTSVDLSKTYLAWAEENMRLNGFDTTRHPFVHADVLQYLDTLKLNTYDLVIMDPPTFSNSKRMKDFLDIQRDHAELLNKVLLATKKDGVVYFSNNYRRFILEEEKINATSIKDITNQTLPFDFQQKMIRKCYRLTK; encoded by the coding sequence ATGGAATCGAAACTGCAAATGTTTGAAAACCGGCTTACCAAAGTATTCCGGCATATTGTGAAGTTGGCCAGGCGTCAGCATATTACCTGTTACCGGGTGTATGATGATGATATTCCTGAATTTCCTTTCAGCATAGAAATGTATGAAGACCATGTGTATATAGCGGAATACAACCGCCGTCACGGGATGGAAGAAGATGCACATGAAGCATGGCTGGATACCTGCCTGGAACTCATCAGCAAAGTGCTGCATGTAGCGCCGGAAAATATCTGGGTAAAACAACGGCAACGTAAAGAAAACAGGAAAGGACAATACGAAAAACTCAGCCTGGAAAGCCATGAAATGACCGTGCTGGAAGCCGGATTAAAGTTTAAAGTAAACCTGTCTGATTACCTGGACACGGGGCTATTCCTGGATCACCGTATTACCCGCAGCATGGTACGGGAAGAAGTGAAAGATAAAAAAGTGCTGAACCTTTTCTGCTATACCGGCTCATTCTCTGTATATGCAGCTGCCGGCGGCGCCGCAGAAGTGACCTCTGTAGATCTCTCTAAAACATATCTCGCCTGGGCAGAAGAAAATATGCGGCTCAATGGCTTCGATACCACCAGGCATCCCTTTGTACATGCGGATGTATTACAATACCTCGATACCCTCAAATTAAATACCTACGACCTGGTTATTATGGACCCGCCCACCTTCTCCAACAGCAAGCGGATGAAGGATTTCCTGGATATTCAGCGGGATCATGCGGAACTATTGAACAAAGTATTGCTGGCTACAAAAAAAGACGGGGTGGTATATTTCAGTAATAATTACCGTCGTTTTATCCTGGAAGAAGAAAAGATCAACGCCACCAGTATCAAAGATATTACCAACCAGACACTCCCTTTTGATTTCCAGCAGAAGATGATCAGGAAATGCTACCGGTTAACAAAATAA
- a CDS encoding nucleotide exchange factor GrpE, whose product MTEKEQDMQTNGQANNADGNENSMPDSNADENINNTSDITNEAEEVAEIGDMEKKEQELNELRDKYLRLQAEFDNYRKRTARERIELMQTASKEVIISLLDVLDDSERATKQMEVATDVDALKDGVMLVFNKLKTTLQAKGLKPMETIHTSFDPDLHDAITEIPAPTPDLQGKVVDVLQEGYYLNDKLIRHAKVIVGK is encoded by the coding sequence ATGACAGAAAAAGAACAAGACATGCAGACAAACGGGCAGGCAAACAATGCTGACGGAAATGAGAATAGCATGCCGGATAGCAATGCTGACGAAAATATTAACAATACTTCAGATATAACTAACGAAGCAGAAGAAGTAGCAGAAATAGGAGATATGGAGAAGAAAGAACAGGAACTGAATGAGTTACGCGATAAATATCTTCGTCTGCAGGCTGAGTTTGACAACTACCGTAAACGTACTGCAAGAGAAAGGATAGAGCTGATGCAAACAGCCAGTAAAGAAGTTATCATATCTTTGCTGGATGTACTGGACGATAGCGAAAGGGCGACCAAACAGATGGAAGTCGCCACAGATGTGGATGCCTTGAAAGATGGTGTGATGCTGGTATTTAATAAGTTAAAAACCACCCTCCAGGCCAAAGGTCTGAAACCCATGGAGACGATCCATACATCGTTTGATCCCGATCTGCACGATGCTATTACTGAAATACCCGCTCCTACACCGGATTTACAGGGTAAAGTAGTGGATGTATTACAAGAAGGATATTACCTGAATGACAAATTGATCCGTCACGCCAAGGTAATAGTGGGCAAATAA
- a CDS encoding T9SS type A sorting domain-containing protein, with amino-acid sequence MWKTSTLILITVFSLLSFTGKAQGDKPLPNTEEGSKIVKLYPNPATTTIYFEIQQHNNDHVYDLIVYNFLGKKIEQLKGVSNRTSVSLDNYYNGLYIFQLRDQRGNLVESGKFNVVK; translated from the coding sequence ATGTGGAAAACCTCTACCCTCATTCTCATAACAGTTTTCAGCCTGTTATCCTTCACTGGAAAGGCTCAAGGCGATAAACCCCTGCCGAATACGGAGGAGGGTAGCAAAATTGTTAAACTTTATCCGAACCCAGCTACTACTACTATTTACTTTGAAATTCAACAACATAATAACGATCATGTTTACGATCTTATTGTATATAATTTTCTGGGAAAGAAAATTGAGCAATTAAAAGGCGTAAGTAACAGGACTTCTGTAAGCCTGGATAATTATTATAACGGACTTTATATTTTCCAATTGCGCGATCAGCGTGGGAATCTCGTAGAATCCGGGAAATTCAATGTCGTAAAATAA
- the dnaJ gene encoding molecular chaperone DnaJ, which translates to MSTKRDYYEILVVAKSASQDEIKKAYRKVAMQFHPDRNPNNKEAEDHFKEAAEAYEVLSDPDKRAQYDRFGHAGMNGNRGGGYGGGGMNMDDIFSNFGDIFGNDDIFGSFFGGGRSGGGGNRRGRGTRGSNLRVKIRLTYEEIAKGANKKIKVKKYVPCQHCGGLGAKDKNAFQTCNTCGGSGQVRKVTQTFLGQMQTVTTCPTCHGEGQIVTSKCGHCKGEGRMYGEEMVSIDIPAGVQEGMQLSMSGKGNAGERGGAPGDLLILIEEEPHAELQRDGLNVAYDLHISFPDAVYGTHIEVPTIDGKAKIKIPAGTQSGKIFRLKGKGFPSVNSYEKGDQLIHVNVWTPQNITAEEKEMLDKLQSSDNFKPNPEKSEKGFFEKVRDIFS; encoded by the coding sequence ATGTCTACCAAAAGAGATTATTACGAGATACTGGTTGTTGCCAAATCCGCCTCCCAGGATGAAATCAAGAAGGCTTACCGCAAGGTGGCTATGCAGTTTCACCCTGACCGCAACCCGAATAACAAAGAAGCCGAAGACCATTTCAAAGAAGCTGCCGAAGCCTACGAAGTACTGAGCGATCCTGATAAAAGGGCGCAATACGACCGTTTCGGACATGCCGGTATGAATGGTAACCGCGGCGGTGGATACGGTGGCGGTGGTATGAATATGGACGACATATTCTCCAACTTCGGTGACATTTTCGGTAACGATGATATTTTCGGCAGCTTCTTCGGAGGTGGCCGGAGTGGTGGTGGCGGAAACCGCCGTGGACGTGGAACACGTGGTTCTAACCTGCGTGTGAAGATCCGTCTTACCTATGAAGAAATCGCCAAAGGCGCCAACAAAAAGATCAAAGTAAAGAAATATGTTCCCTGCCAGCACTGCGGTGGCCTGGGTGCTAAAGATAAAAATGCATTTCAGACCTGTAATACCTGCGGCGGTTCCGGCCAGGTAAGAAAAGTAACCCAGACTTTCCTGGGACAAATGCAAACCGTTACCACCTGCCCTACCTGTCATGGTGAAGGCCAGATCGTTACCAGCAAATGCGGCCACTGTAAAGGAGAAGGCCGTATGTATGGCGAGGAAATGGTGAGCATCGATATCCCGGCAGGCGTACAGGAAGGCATGCAACTGAGCATGAGCGGAAAAGGTAACGCCGGCGAAAGAGGCGGCGCTCCCGGTGATCTCCTCATCCTGATAGAAGAAGAACCACATGCAGAACTGCAACGCGACGGACTTAACGTAGCGTACGACCTGCACATCTCCTTCCCGGATGCCGTGTATGGTACACACATAGAAGTGCCTACCATCGACGGTAAAGCCAAAATAAAGATCCCCGCCGGCACACAGAGCGGCAAGATCTTCCGCCTCAAAGGCAAAGGCTTCCCTTCCGTTAACTCCTACGAAAAAGGGGATCAGCTGATCCACGTAAACGTATGGACACCGCAAAATATAACCGCGGAAGAAAAAGAAATGCTCGATAAATTACAATCATCCGATAACTTCAAACCCAACCCGGAAAAATCTGAAAAAGGATTTTTTGAAAAGGTGCGGGATATATTCAGTTGA
- a CDS encoding von Willebrand factor type A domain-containing protein encodes MREFLLLLLLWGGSIQAQTIWVSGAVEDSVSHSPISGVAVSVMNDTTRVLTNAFGLFKIAIPADTAQLLLAQEGYNSQVVAVKKTDRLLITLSPIRKAPDAIALAKASARVRQYSNPNYGNVGMGIHTFYNETYGAIYENRFIRAKAHPVSTFAVDVDRAAYSNIRRFLRLKEKVPVDAVRIEEMVNYFHYSYPLPPPGNTMALYSHYTNCPWEPSHNLLQIVLRAKAIDMDSLPASNLVFLIDVSGSMGTPNKLPLLQAAFRILVNNLRPADKVAIVAYAGTPGVLLPATPGDQKEKILNAIDNLSAGGATAGEAAIRMAYQIAVEQFIPEGNNRVILATDGDFNVGLTSDAEMEGLITEKKESGVLLTCLGFGMKNYKDSKLQSLSSMGNGNFAYIDDLEEANKIFAREFGSTLFTVARDVQTEVQFNPAVVKSYRLIGYENKVFETDTSSDDKCCGGIIGSGHCSVALYEIIPQETPGVADSLLADVKIIYRDPLDTTMRSLPGTIPADFTTFEKAPDDYRFAASVALLGLVLRNSAYRGCGNTDMVMQIARKSLGPDKGGYRGEFLKMIKMVRKAKR; translated from the coding sequence ATGCGAGAGTTCCTTTTACTCTTATTATTATGGGGTGGAAGCATACAAGCACAAACTATCTGGGTATCGGGAGCAGTAGAGGATAGTGTTTCACACAGTCCGATTTCCGGTGTAGCCGTGAGCGTTATGAATGACACAACAAGGGTGCTGACGAATGCTTTCGGCCTCTTTAAAATTGCGATCCCTGCCGATACTGCACAATTACTGCTTGCACAGGAAGGCTATAACTCCCAGGTTGTAGCCGTTAAAAAAACTGATCGCCTGCTAATAACGTTGTCGCCTATACGTAAAGCACCGGATGCAATAGCATTGGCTAAAGCCAGCGCCCGCGTGCGGCAATACAGTAACCCCAACTACGGAAACGTAGGCATGGGCATCCATACCTTTTACAATGAAACATATGGCGCCATTTACGAAAACAGGTTTATCCGGGCAAAGGCGCATCCGGTATCCACATTCGCCGTGGATGTAGACAGGGCCGCCTATAGTAATATCCGTCGTTTCCTGCGCCTGAAAGAGAAGGTGCCGGTAGATGCCGTTCGTATAGAAGAAATGGTTAATTATTTTCACTATAGTTATCCATTGCCGCCACCAGGCAATACCATGGCGCTTTACAGCCATTACACCAATTGCCCGTGGGAACCTTCACACAACCTGTTACAGATTGTTTTGCGGGCAAAAGCCATTGATATGGACAGCCTGCCCGCCAGTAACCTCGTTTTCCTGATAGATGTTTCCGGCTCCATGGGTACGCCCAATAAATTACCCCTGTTACAGGCGGCCTTCCGGATCCTCGTCAATAATCTCCGTCCGGCTGACAAGGTAGCTATCGTAGCTTATGCGGGCACGCCCGGCGTGCTGCTACCAGCTACTCCCGGCGATCAGAAAGAAAAGATCCTGAATGCAATTGATAACCTCAGCGCCGGTGGCGCAACCGCAGGTGAGGCAGCTATCAGAATGGCTTACCAGATTGCAGTAGAACAATTCATCCCCGAAGGAAATAACCGGGTAATCCTGGCTACCGACGGCGACTTCAACGTAGGGCTTACCAGTGATGCAGAAATGGAAGGATTGATTACCGAGAAAAAGGAAAGCGGTGTGTTGCTTACCTGTCTTGGTTTTGGTATGAAAAATTATAAAGACTCCAAGCTACAATCCTTATCCAGTATGGGAAATGGCAACTTCGCCTATATAGATGACCTGGAAGAAGCCAATAAAATATTTGCCCGTGAATTTGGCAGCACCCTCTTTACCGTTGCGCGGGATGTGCAAACAGAGGTGCAGTTTAACCCTGCTGTAGTAAAATCGTATAGGCTTATTGGTTATGAGAACAAAGTATTTGAAACAGATACATCATCGGATGATAAATGCTGTGGTGGCATTATCGGCAGCGGGCATTGTTCGGTAGCACTTTATGAAATTATACCACAGGAAACACCGGGTGTGGCGGACAGTTTACTGGCGGATGTAAAAATTATTTACCGTGATCCGCTGGATACCACCATGCGGTCTTTGCCAGGTACTATACCGGCAGATTTTACCACTTTTGAAAAGGCGCCGGATGATTACCGCTTCGCGGCTTCTGTAGCCTTACTGGGCCTGGTATTGCGGAATTCCGCCTACCGGGGTTGTGGTAATACAGACATGGTGATGCAGATTGCCCGTAAGTCGCTGGGCCCCGACAAAGGAGGCTATCGCGGAGAGTTTTTGAAGATGATAAAAATGGTGCGCAAGGCAAAACGCTGA
- a CDS encoding class I SAM-dependent rRNA methyltransferase, which produces MTKVFLKKQIQNRVLNGHPWIFGNEVAEIKGDVNAGDIVDVYTHKGFFLGRGYINPQSQILVRLLTRDKNEEINAGFFYRRILKCWEYRQKLGYVENCRLVFGEADELPALVIDKFNDYFVLQTLALGMEKWKDAIVAALNQIFSPKGIYERNDVPVRELEGMTQQKGFLSAPFDTNLIINENGLKFHVDIENGQKTGYFLDQQNNRREIKHIVKDADVLEAFCYTGTFSCHAGHYGAKSVMGLDISAHAVETARKNAEQNNLQDICKFEAVNAFDQLKQFTRDERKFDVVILDPPAFTKSRESIQKAVVGYKEINLRGMKLLKPGGFLVTASCTNLVSPSLFLETIDAAARDAKKKLRQVTFQTQAQDHPILRNIENTTYLKFLIVEVS; this is translated from the coding sequence ATGACTAAAGTTTTTTTAAAGAAGCAGATACAGAACCGGGTATTAAACGGGCATCCCTGGATTTTTGGAAATGAAGTGGCTGAAATAAAAGGGGATGTAAATGCCGGTGATATTGTAGATGTATACACGCATAAGGGCTTTTTCCTGGGCCGTGGGTACATTAATCCGCAATCACAGATACTGGTACGCCTGCTCACCCGCGATAAGAACGAGGAAATCAATGCCGGGTTCTTTTATCGCCGGATCCTGAAATGCTGGGAATACCGGCAAAAACTGGGATATGTGGAAAACTGTCGCCTGGTTTTCGGAGAAGCCGATGAACTGCCTGCGCTCGTTATCGATAAATTCAATGACTACTTCGTACTGCAAACACTGGCATTGGGAATGGAGAAATGGAAAGATGCCATCGTAGCGGCGCTTAACCAGATTTTTTCACCCAAAGGGATCTATGAAAGGAATGATGTGCCCGTAAGGGAACTGGAGGGCATGACCCAACAAAAAGGTTTTCTCAGCGCCCCATTCGATACGAACCTTATTATTAATGAAAACGGGCTGAAATTCCATGTAGATATAGAAAATGGCCAGAAAACAGGCTATTTCCTGGATCAACAGAATAACCGCCGTGAAATCAAGCATATCGTAAAAGATGCGGACGTACTGGAAGCATTCTGCTACACCGGTACTTTCTCCTGTCATGCCGGGCATTATGGTGCTAAAAGCGTCATGGGACTGGATATTTCAGCACATGCTGTAGAAACTGCCCGCAAAAATGCGGAGCAGAATAACCTCCAGGACATCTGTAAGTTTGAAGCCGTGAACGCTTTTGACCAACTGAAACAGTTTACCCGCGACGAACGCAAGTTTGACGTGGTGATCCTGGATCCGCCTGCTTTCACCAAAAGCCGCGAGAGTATTCAGAAAGCAGTGGTAGGCTACAAGGAAATCAACCTGCGTGGCATGAAGCTGCTGAAACCCGGTGGATTCCTGGTTACAGCTTCCTGTACAAACCTGGTATCGCCTTCCTTGTTCCTCGAAACAATTGATGCAGCGGCCCGGGATGCTAAAAAGAAACTGCGGCAGGTAACTTTCCAGACACAGGCCCAGGATCATCCTATTTTGCGTAATATCGAAAATACAACGTACCTGAAATTCCTGATTGTAGAAGTTTCCTGA